The genomic region TTTTAATAGATGCGTTTAAAAGTGATGTTAGAAAAATCATAGGTTATTATAATACATGAATTAATCTTTATGAGTTCTTAAGAGGATTAGCATTTATTGGAAAAGACCTGGATGAGTTTAAATTATGGATAGAGATTAATCTAAACGTTTTATGTATAGATAACAATTCCTTGAAAGTAGCTTCTAAAATTTATGCTGAATTAAGAAAGAAAGGAGAAATAATTGAAGACCCAGACTTATTAATAGCTTCTATATGTATAGCTAATAATCTACCTTTAATAACACATAATAAGAAACATTTTAAGAGATTAGAGAAATTCGGTTTA from Acidianus ambivalens harbors:
- a CDS encoding PIN domain-containing protein, with protein sequence MNLYEFLRGLAFIGKDLDEFKLWIEINLNVLCIDNNSLKVASKIYAELRKKGEIIEDPDLLIASICIANNLPLITHNKKHFKRLEKFGLKVVDKVE